In Amaranthus tricolor cultivar Red isolate AtriRed21 chromosome 5, ASM2621246v1, whole genome shotgun sequence, a genomic segment contains:
- the LOC130812919 gene encoding uncharacterized protein LOC130812919, with translation MEPSQNQSKVDESMGIIVEKNPSKSRLAELGITSWPKWACAAGKYKLRYDAEETCYLVKGKVRAYPKRKGGQSTESTTSYVEFGAGDLVTFPQGLSCTWDVSLAVDKFYTFHPSSSSPPHP, from the exons ATGGAGCCGTCACAAAACCAATCAAAAGTAGATGAAAGTATGGGAATTATAGTGgaaaaaaacccttcaaaatcAAGACTAGCTGAATTAGGCATTACTTCTTGGCCCAA ATGGGCTTGTGCAGCAGGGAAATACAAGTTGAGATATGATGCAGAAGAGACATGTTATTTGGTGAAAGGCAAAGTTAGGGCATACCCAAAAAGGAAAGGTGGGCAGTCAACAGAATCAACAACATCCTATGTTGAATTTGgagcaggagatcttgttaccTTCCCTCAAGGACTTAGTTGTACTTGGGATGTTTCTCTTGCTGTtgataaattttatacatttcatccttcttcttcttcacctcCACATCCTTAG